A single region of the Geobacillus subterraneus genome encodes:
- a CDS encoding PaaX family transcriptional regulator C-terminal domain-containing protein: protein MKPRALMFTLFGEYIQHYGNEVWIGSLIQMMSHFGISESSIRGAALRMVQQEFFEVRKIGNNSYYSLTPKGKRTMMDGFTRVYSLRNYKWDGRWRVLTYSVPEEKRELRSQIRKELSLMGFGLISHGTWASPNPIEPQVMEWIKDYHLEPYVILFTADSIVSHSNEQIIERGWDFAYIAKEYDKFIETYEQKYEEFQKRAWNNELTDRECFMERTKLVHEYRSFFFIDPGFPHDLLPHDWSGTRARELFFNVHQLLAIPAIRYFETLFEPAPDRESAFNRDKAINPFMEMI from the coding sequence ATGAAGCCAAGGGCACTTATGTTTACGCTATTCGGGGAATATATTCAACATTATGGGAATGAAGTGTGGATCGGAAGTTTGATCCAGATGATGTCTCACTTCGGCATTTCCGAGTCGTCCATTCGCGGGGCGGCGCTAAGGATGGTGCAGCAAGAATTTTTTGAAGTGCGGAAAATCGGCAATAACAGCTATTACTCGCTGACGCCGAAAGGGAAGCGGACGATGATGGACGGATTCACCCGCGTCTATTCGCTTCGGAACTATAAATGGGATGGCCGCTGGCGCGTGTTGACATATTCTGTTCCGGAAGAAAAGCGAGAGCTGCGCAGCCAGATCCGCAAAGAATTAAGTTTAATGGGATTTGGCCTTATTTCTCACGGAACGTGGGCGAGCCCGAACCCGATTGAACCGCAAGTCATGGAATGGATTAAAGATTATCATTTAGAGCCGTATGTGATTTTATTTACGGCGGATTCCATCGTGTCGCACAGCAACGAGCAAATCATCGAGCGCGGTTGGGATTTTGCCTATATCGCCAAAGAATATGACAAGTTTATTGAAACGTACGAGCAAAAATATGAGGAGTTCCAAAAGCGGGCTTGGAACAATGAGCTGACCGACCGCGAATGTTTTATGGAACGGACAAAGCTCGTGCATGAATACCGGAGCTTCTTCTTTATTGACCCAGGGTTTCCGCACGATTTATTGCCGCACGACTGGAGTGGAACGAGAGCGCGGGAGTTGTTTTTCAATGTCCATCAGCTTCTGGCTATTCCTGCCATTCGATACTTTGAAACGCTGTTTGAGCCCGCTCCGGACCGTGAATCGGCGTTCAACCGCGATAAGGCGATCAACCCGTTTATGGAGATGATTTAG
- a CDS encoding MBL fold metallo-hydrolase, which produces MLHKDIEAVGDGIYRVPIPVPFPMKYVYCYVCQEADGWSLVDVGFRCPEAMRAWEAAFRQLGIKPRHVRAIYITHFHPDHFGLAGWMQQQTEAPIWISEPDQAMAERVWGEESSQASEVAALFRRHGVPDELAAEIEENMWKLSLRVSPFPVLTVLDHREIVLGQRRWTVIPVPGHSDGLVSFYQPESRQLLVSDHVLDRITPNISVWPGAHPNPLEQYFASLRKVEELDVDVALPAHGAVIRQFRERIGDIFRHHEQRLQKMKALTEKGRTAYEVAHLVFGHKPLTAHQWRFAVAETLAHLEYLRSIGQVQTEERDNLIVYGS; this is translated from the coding sequence ATGCTACATAAAGACATTGAAGCCGTGGGGGACGGGATTTATCGCGTCCCGATTCCCGTCCCGTTTCCGATGAAGTATGTGTATTGTTACGTATGCCAAGAGGCGGACGGGTGGAGCTTGGTTGACGTTGGATTTCGTTGCCCTGAGGCCATGCGCGCTTGGGAAGCGGCCTTCCGGCAATTAGGAATCAAGCCGCGGCACGTTCGCGCCATTTATATCACCCACTTCCATCCCGATCATTTTGGCCTTGCCGGTTGGATGCAGCAACAGACGGAAGCGCCGATATGGATCAGCGAACCGGATCAGGCGATGGCCGAACGGGTGTGGGGGGAAGAGAGTTCCCAAGCGAGTGAAGTTGCTGCACTGTTTCGCCGCCATGGCGTTCCGGATGAACTTGCGGCTGAAATTGAAGAGAACATGTGGAAGTTATCATTGCGCGTCAGCCCGTTTCCGGTGTTAACGGTTTTAGATCACCGCGAGATTGTGCTTGGGCAGCGTCGGTGGACCGTCATCCCGGTTCCAGGGCATAGTGACGGGCTGGTCAGTTTTTATCAGCCGGAGTCACGCCAACTGTTAGTATCGGATCATGTGCTTGACCGCATTACTCCGAATATTAGTGTATGGCCGGGCGCCCATCCGAATCCGTTAGAGCAATATTTCGCCTCTTTGCGTAAAGTCGAGGAGCTTGATGTCGATGTTGCCTTGCCTGCCCACGGGGCGGTGATCCGCCAGTTTCGCGAGCGGATCGGTGATATTTTCCGCCATCATGAACAACGGTTGCAAAAGATGAAAGCGCTGACAGAGAAGGGGCGCACCGCCTATGAAGTGGCCCATCTCGTGTTTGGTCATAAGCCGCTGACCGCGCACCAATGGCGGTTTGCGGTGGCGGAAACACTAGCGCATTTAGAATATTTGCGCTCTATCGGTCAAGTGCAAACAGAGGAACGTGACAATCTGATCGTGTATGGGTCATGA
- a CDS encoding Phenylacetic acid catabolic protein, with product MDQATLLKEKVQNGFIVEGIEDMNEEYLAALKQTLTIVGDTELLSVPPLLTVYDQAPTLNSKITALAIMQDEIGHAHIAYRLLKDLGEDVDQLLYEREANRWKNPYAFDFELSNWIELGVFNAFFDRAGYTLLGDAFEHTSYGPWKRALVKVDKEELFHLRNGEIIMRTAMQDPNLREEVQKAVDWMFLMALEFFGVEDRLKSRSAQLEYRLKGRSNDELRQKWLSTAVPFCESIGVKVPAHYDEEQQKYVLDVPFPCKFDPVNKKWLFDQPDTWDNVIKRFKQRGPKNKEFVARIQKGAKELEQLRKEAV from the coding sequence ATGGATCAAGCGACGTTGCTGAAAGAAAAAGTTCAAAACGGATTTATCGTCGAAGGGATCGAGGATATGAATGAGGAGTATTTGGCAGCATTGAAACAGACATTGACGATCGTCGGCGACACCGAACTGTTAAGCGTTCCGCCGCTATTAACCGTGTACGATCAGGCGCCGACGCTCAACAGCAAAATTACGGCGTTGGCCATTATGCAGGACGAAATCGGCCATGCCCATATCGCGTACCGGCTGCTGAAAGATTTAGGCGAAGACGTCGATCAGCTGCTTTACGAGCGGGAAGCAAACCGCTGGAAAAACCCGTACGCTTTCGATTTTGAACTGTCGAACTGGATTGAACTAGGTGTCTTTAACGCCTTTTTTGACCGGGCGGGCTACACGCTCCTTGGTGACGCGTTTGAACATACGTCCTACGGGCCGTGGAAGCGGGCGCTCGTGAAAGTCGACAAAGAAGAGCTGTTCCATCTCAGAAACGGGGAAATCATTATGAGAACGGCCATGCAAGATCCAAACTTACGTGAAGAAGTACAAAAAGCCGTCGATTGGATGTTTTTAATGGCACTCGAGTTTTTCGGGGTGGAAGACCGGCTGAAAAGCCGCTCGGCGCAACTTGAGTACCGCCTAAAAGGACGGTCGAACGATGAACTGCGGCAAAAATGGCTGTCAACGGCCGTTCCGTTCTGCGAATCGATCGGTGTTAAAGTCCCTGCCCATTACGATGAAGAACAGCAAAAATACGTGCTCGATGTGCCGTTCCCGTGCAAGTTTGATCCGGTGAATAAGAAATGGCTGTTCGACCAGCCGGATACGTGGGATAACGTCATCAAACGGTTTAAACAGCGGGGTCCGAAAAATAAAGAATTCGTTGCCCGGATTCAAAAAGGAGCCAAAGAGCTTGAGCAATTGCGAAAGGAAGCGGTGTGA
- a CDS encoding metal-sulfur cluster assembly factor, with translation MGKQDTEKYWQALKEVMDPEFPISVVDMGLIYEIEKNDDELHVTMTYTAVSCACMEWIEQDIRDRLLKEEGIRDVHIHVVWDPPWTVERISPEGREKLKYWGVSST, from the coding sequence ATGGGCAAGCAGGATACCGAAAAATATTGGCAGGCGCTGAAAGAAGTGATGGATCCAGAATTTCCGATCAGCGTCGTCGATATGGGGTTGATTTACGAAATTGAAAAAAACGACGATGAATTGCATGTCACCATGACGTATACGGCGGTATCGTGCGCCTGTATGGAATGGATCGAGCAAGATATCCGCGACCGTTTGCTTAAGGAAGAAGGCATTCGCGATGTGCATATTCACGTCGTCTGGGATCCGCCGTGGACGGTTGAGCGGATCAGCCCGGAAGGACGCGAAAAATTAAAATATTGGGGGGTGAGCTCAACATGA
- a CDS encoding Phenylacetic acid catabolic protein gives MEPMQSSVHSLVELLETIADNKYVLGDRLVEVGVSGPNLEATLAAIAMAQGELGHARLLYNWCFDLRGLKGKKPEVYGQSGKAMASAVNVHNWITLIAALYTVNTAIDAVLQSALQANHPAVVSKIQKLVREQQDHIVYAKNWAQQLIHDQGAVPHRFRQALNAAANEAAVWLKNVEDKKELQEEGYLPKGVQLVEHLQQELKAVAAEPFVQLK, from the coding sequence ATGGAACCGATGCAGTCTAGTGTACATTCGCTCGTCGAACTGCTTGAAACGATCGCTGACAATAAATACGTGCTTGGCGACCGCCTTGTGGAAGTCGGGGTCAGCGGTCCAAATTTGGAAGCGACGCTGGCCGCGATCGCGATGGCCCAAGGAGAATTAGGGCACGCGCGCTTGCTGTACAACTGGTGTTTTGATTTACGCGGGTTGAAAGGAAAAAAACCGGAAGTTTACGGACAATCCGGAAAAGCGATGGCAAGCGCCGTCAACGTTCATAACTGGATCACGCTCATCGCTGCGCTATATACCGTGAACACGGCCATTGATGCGGTCTTGCAATCGGCGCTGCAAGCGAACCATCCGGCAGTTGTTTCTAAAATTCAAAAGCTCGTCCGTGAACAGCAAGACCATATCGTTTACGCGAAAAACTGGGCGCAGCAGCTTATCCATGATCAAGGTGCCGTTCCGCACCGTTTCCGCCAAGCGTTGAATGCTGCGGCGAACGAGGCAGCGGTTTGGTTAAAGAATGTCGAGGACAAGAAAGAGCTGCAGGAGGAAGGGTATTTGCCGAAAGGAGTCCAACTTGTTGAACATTTGCAACAGGAATTGAAAGCGGTTGCCGCTGAACCATTTGTTCAGTTGAAATAA
- a CDS encoding enoyl-CoA hydratase/isomerase family protein produces the protein MVAVETKKQYLTVVKEEGIAEIHLHINKSNSYDLEFYKEFNAAIDDIRFDPDIKVVIIMSDVPKFFSAGADINFLRSADPRFKTQFCLFCNETLDKIARSPQVYIACLEGHTVGGGLEMALACDLRFMGDEAGKIGLPEVTLGVLAGTGGTQRLARLVGYSRALDMNITGETITPQEALDIGLVNRVFPQAETRERTREYARKLVNSATYAISNIKLSIMNGKEMPLNVAIRYEGELQNLLFRSEDAKEGLSAFLEKRQPNWKGI, from the coding sequence ATGGTAGCTGTAGAAACGAAAAAACAATACTTGACGGTCGTCAAAGAAGAGGGGATTGCCGAGATTCATTTGCACATTAATAAATCGAACTCGTACGATCTGGAATTTTACAAAGAATTCAATGCGGCGATTGATGACATCCGCTTCGATCCAGACATTAAAGTGGTCATCATCATGAGCGATGTGCCGAAGTTTTTCTCGGCGGGGGCGGACATCAACTTTTTGCGTTCGGCCGACCCGCGGTTCAAAACGCAATTTTGCTTGTTCTGCAATGAGACGCTTGATAAAATCGCCCGCTCGCCGCAAGTGTATATCGCTTGTTTAGAAGGGCATACAGTCGGCGGGGGCTTGGAGATGGCGCTCGCGTGCGACTTGCGGTTTATGGGGGATGAAGCAGGAAAAATCGGGCTGCCGGAAGTGACGCTCGGGGTGCTGGCTGGCACAGGCGGGACGCAGCGGCTGGCGCGGTTGGTCGGCTACTCGCGGGCGCTGGATATGAACATTACGGGAGAAACGATCACGCCGCAAGAGGCGCTTGACATCGGGCTGGTGAACCGGGTGTTCCCGCAGGCGGAAACGAGAGAGCGGACGCGGGAGTATGCGCGCAAGCTCGTTAACAGCGCGACGTATGCGATTTCAAACATCAAGCTGTCGATCATGAACGGCAAAGAAATGCCGCTTAATGTGGCGATCCGCTATGAAGGCGAGCTGCAAAACTTGCTGTTCCGTTCGGAAGACGCCAAAGAAGGGTTGAGCGCATTTTTGGAAAAACGCCAGCCAAATTGGAAAGGGATTTAA
- a CDS encoding benzoate-CoA ligase family protein has product MELRGFGRLYNAAGLFIDHNVHSGLGDKTAIYYRDEQISYRTLQEKVNQTGNMLRQLGYKLEDRIVMVCHDTPEFIYTFFGAIKIGAVPIPVNTMMQPSDYEYFLNNSRAKGLVIHEDLWERLEPARKRFAFLEHVIVICENANKTLEGTLSFHRLLQRADKELTAAPTSKDDAAFWLFSSGSTGEPKGVIHLQHDMEYALNTYARQVLEMNEHDRCLSASKLYFAYGLGGGMYFPLGVGASTILIKERPLPETMFQAIETYKPTIFFGVPTLYGAMIDYVEKTGRRVDVSSLRVCVSAGEALPPSFYYKWKKLFGVDILDGIGSTEALHIFISNRIGDVKPGSSGKAVPGYDVKIIDGQGKELPPNEVGDLIIRGDSIAHGYWNLHEQNKQKFVGEWLYIGDKYYCDEEGYYWYCGRSDDMLKVGGIWVSPIEIENCLLQHEDVLEVAVVGVENEKGLTVPKAFVVLKDGVTPSANKQEELKQFTKQQLAHYKHPRIIEFIDELPKTATGKIQRFKLRQLLEHQSINQ; this is encoded by the coding sequence ATGGAATTGCGCGGGTTCGGAAGGCTGTACAATGCGGCGGGGCTGTTTATTGATCATAACGTTCACAGTGGATTAGGCGATAAAACGGCGATTTATTACCGCGATGAGCAAATTTCGTACCGGACATTGCAAGAAAAAGTGAACCAAACTGGCAATATGCTGCGGCAGCTTGGCTATAAGCTCGAAGACCGCATCGTTATGGTTTGCCATGACACGCCCGAGTTTATTTACACGTTTTTCGGCGCCATTAAAATCGGGGCGGTGCCGATCCCGGTCAATACGATGATGCAGCCGTCGGATTATGAATACTTTTTAAACAACAGCCGGGCGAAAGGGTTGGTCATTCATGAAGACTTGTGGGAGCGCCTTGAGCCGGCACGGAAACGGTTTGCTTTTTTGGAGCACGTCATTGTCATCTGTGAAAACGCTAACAAAACTTTAGAGGGGACACTCTCGTTCCATCGATTGCTTCAACGCGCTGATAAAGAGCTCACAGCGGCTCCCACAAGTAAGGACGATGCTGCGTTCTGGCTGTTCAGTTCAGGAAGCACCGGGGAGCCGAAAGGAGTCATCCATTTGCAGCACGATATGGAGTATGCATTAAACACTTATGCCAGACAAGTGCTGGAAATGAATGAACATGACCGTTGCCTCTCTGCATCCAAACTGTATTTTGCCTATGGTCTTGGCGGAGGCATGTATTTTCCACTGGGTGTTGGCGCTTCGACCATACTCATCAAAGAACGTCCGTTGCCGGAAACGATGTTCCAGGCGATTGAAACGTACAAACCGACGATCTTTTTCGGCGTGCCGACGTTGTATGGCGCCATGATTGATTACGTCGAAAAAACAGGCCGGCGCGTTGATGTCAGTTCATTGCGCGTTTGTGTGTCTGCCGGTGAAGCGTTGCCGCCGTCTTTTTACTATAAATGGAAAAAGTTATTTGGCGTTGACATTTTAGACGGCATCGGCTCGACCGAAGCGTTGCACATTTTTATTTCCAACCGCATTGGCGATGTCAAACCGGGAAGTTCCGGAAAAGCGGTGCCAGGTTACGACGTGAAGATTATCGATGGGCAAGGAAAGGAACTGCCGCCGAATGAAGTCGGGGACTTGATTATTCGCGGCGACTCGATCGCTCACGGATATTGGAATCTTCATGAGCAAAACAAACAAAAATTCGTCGGTGAATGGCTGTATATTGGCGATAAGTATTACTGTGATGAGGAAGGGTACTACTGGTATTGCGGACGTTCCGACGATATGCTGAAAGTCGGCGGCATTTGGGTTTCCCCGATTGAAATTGAAAACTGCCTGCTGCAGCATGAGGATGTGTTGGAAGTCGCGGTCGTCGGTGTGGAAAATGAAAAAGGCTTGACCGTTCCAAAGGCGTTTGTCGTTCTGAAAGACGGAGTCACACCATCAGCAAATAAGCAAGAAGAACTGAAACAGTTTACGAAGCAACAGCTGGCCCACTATAAACACCCGCGCATTATCGAATTTATTGACGAACTTCCGAAAACAGCTACAGGAAAAATCCAGCGTTTTAAATTGCGGCAATTGTTGGAGCATCAGAGCATCAATCAATGA
- a CDS encoding acyl-CoA thioesterase, whose protein sequence is MKRNQFQVRVNFGDTDAAGIVYYPNYFKWFDIAGHQFFRSIGLPPAKLMNEQSIILPLLDVGCTFEHPLYYDDIITIKTAVEEVNRKTIKLRHEVFRGEVRTGHGFELRGWVKEENGRIFAVPIPDDVRQLLEEDGIGECAYINPLLNA, encoded by the coding sequence ATGAAACGGAATCAATTTCAAGTCCGCGTAAATTTTGGTGATACTGATGCGGCCGGCATCGTCTATTATCCGAATTACTTTAAATGGTTTGATATTGCCGGGCACCAATTTTTTCGCAGCATCGGACTGCCGCCGGCGAAACTGATGAACGAACAAAGCATCATTCTCCCGCTGCTTGACGTCGGCTGTACGTTTGAGCACCCGCTGTATTACGATGACATTATTACGATTAAAACGGCGGTCGAAGAAGTGAACCGCAAAACGATCAAGCTGCGCCATGAAGTGTTCCGCGGAGAAGTACGAACCGGCCATGGCTTTGAACTTAGAGGCTGGGTGAAAGAGGAGAACGGGCGTATTTTTGCGGTTCCCATTCCAGACGATGTTCGGCAGCTGCTTGAAGAAGATGGCATAGGGGAGTGCGCCTACATCAATCCGTTGCTCAATGCTTGA
- a CDS encoding adenine deaminase C-terminal domain-containing protein, giving the protein MIRTAKRTELIEVAQGRRPADIVIQGGTVANVYSGEFLRQNVAIYQDAIAYVGENEVAVDEHTVVIDAEGMYVSPGFIEPHAHPWVLYNPVSVTAKVLPLGTTTTVNDNLFFYLHFGADGFRQLIEDLRALPGHFFWLVRLVSQADFPGERDWFHPQCIQELLAMDDVVGTAEVTRWPLLYQGDPFLLETIEAAKRAGKVVDGHTAGCSYEKLNSIAASGVSACHEAITAEEALHRLRLGMWTTLRHSSLRPDFPEIIRLITEKNVSTQRITMTVDGPHPGFIEREGFVDGLVRKAVELGVPPMTALQMATINAATYLRLDDEIGGIAPGKLADVILLPDLVTFKPSLVIAKGRIVARDGELLAPLPEIDWSRYVSKKPFLFAKERLDDERLYRYPHPKPDQPVPVAYFKSNVITQRKEVALPSVDGYADLSHHRGLLYAALIARNGQWVAKAILERFAVDIDGMASTYNTTTELLVIGKRPEAMAAAAKRVHEMGGGIVVIDSGRPVVEIPLPFTGMMTTDHSFDTAVRFHDELLAALQERGFPFHDILYTLLFLTCDFLPGLRLIPYGLYDVKRNEILLPAEKIGEKVAK; this is encoded by the coding sequence TTGATTCGAACAGCGAAGCGAACCGAACTGATTGAAGTAGCGCAAGGGCGCCGCCCGGCCGATATCGTCATTCAAGGAGGAACGGTCGCTAACGTCTATTCCGGTGAATTTTTGCGCCAAAACGTTGCTATTTATCAAGATGCGATTGCCTATGTTGGGGAAAATGAGGTCGCGGTTGATGAGCATACGGTTGTGATTGACGCAGAAGGGATGTATGTGTCCCCTGGGTTCATTGAGCCGCATGCCCATCCGTGGGTGCTTTACAATCCCGTCAGCGTGACCGCCAAAGTGCTGCCGCTCGGCACGACAACAACGGTCAATGACAACTTATTTTTTTATTTGCATTTTGGCGCCGACGGATTTCGACAGCTGATCGAAGATTTGCGGGCTTTGCCCGGCCATTTCTTTTGGCTTGTCCGCCTCGTATCACAGGCCGATTTCCCCGGCGAGCGCGACTGGTTTCATCCGCAATGCATCCAAGAACTGCTGGCGATGGACGATGTCGTTGGGACGGCGGAAGTGACACGATGGCCGCTGCTGTATCAAGGCGATCCGTTTTTACTTGAAACGATTGAAGCGGCAAAACGCGCCGGAAAAGTCGTTGACGGGCATACGGCCGGCTGTTCGTATGAAAAACTGAACAGCATTGCCGCAAGCGGCGTCAGCGCCTGTCATGAAGCCATCACGGCTGAGGAAGCGCTCCATCGGCTGCGGCTTGGCATGTGGACGACGCTCCGCCATAGCTCGCTCCGCCCAGATTTTCCCGAAATTATCCGCTTAATTACCGAGAAAAACGTGAGCACGCAGCGGATTACGATGACCGTAGACGGTCCGCACCCGGGCTTTATTGAGCGGGAAGGGTTTGTCGACGGATTGGTCCGGAAGGCGGTGGAGCTTGGCGTACCGCCGATGACCGCCTTGCAAATGGCGACGATCAATGCGGCGACATATTTGCGGTTGGACGATGAAATCGGCGGCATCGCCCCGGGGAAACTGGCGGATGTCATTTTGCTTCCTGATCTTGTCACTTTCAAGCCATCGCTTGTGATCGCCAAAGGCCGCATCGTCGCCCGCGACGGCGAGCTGCTTGCGCCGTTGCCTGAGATCGACTGGAGTCGATACGTATCGAAAAAACCGTTTCTGTTCGCGAAAGAACGGCTTGATGATGAGCGTTTATACCGCTATCCGCACCCGAAGCCGGATCAGCCGGTGCCGGTCGCGTATTTTAAAAGCAATGTCATTACCCAACGGAAAGAGGTGGCTCTTCCGTCTGTTGACGGCTATGCGGATCTTTCCCATCATCGAGGGTTGTTGTATGCCGCGCTCATCGCCCGCAACGGGCAATGGGTGGCTAAAGCCATTTTGGAGCGGTTTGCCGTCGATATTGATGGCATGGCGTCCACCTATAACACCACGACCGAGCTACTTGTCATCGGCAAACGTCCGGAAGCGATGGCGGCGGCAGCGAAGCGCGTGCATGAAATGGGCGGCGGGATTGTTGTCATCGATAGCGGCCGACCGGTGGTGGAAATTCCGCTGCCGTTTACCGGCATGATGACAACCGACCATTCGTTTGACACGGCTGTCCGTTTCCATGATGAGTTGCTGGCCGCTCTTCAAGAGCGCGGATTTCCGTTCCATGATATTTTGTACACGCTGTTGTTTTTAACATGCGACTTTTTGCCAGGACTTCGCTTGATTCCGTACGGGTTGTACGATGTCAAACGGAACGAGATTTTGCTGCCGGCGGAAAAGATCGGGGAAAAAGTAGCGAAATAA
- a CDS encoding bile acid:sodium symporter family protein yields the protein MWQSINRRLEKALPFLTPASVAAGIWLADELHGYAALVPWLFALMTFSGSLRLRLADLKEALIHPRPIAAALCLLHLVVPLWAFGLGHLFFGSDRLTVIGFVLAAAIPTGVTSFIWVSLGRGNLALALSVILIDTFLSPIIVPLTLLVLAGSAVELDVGQMMLGLFLMIILPSLAGMFVSERLSTQANEQLAVVLSPFSKLALALVVMINSAVVAPYFGRVDARLFFMALLVLAIASSGYFLSWMAARWLRFAPSDIIALTFTGGMRNISAGAVLAMTYFPPPVSVPVVLGMLFQQVLASLYHRLLHKTYHSPTSGRAPYVGSAR from the coding sequence ATGTGGCAATCGATCAACCGCCGGCTTGAGAAGGCGCTGCCGTTTCTTACGCCGGCAAGCGTGGCGGCCGGCATCTGGCTGGCGGACGAACTGCACGGCTATGCCGCGCTTGTGCCGTGGCTGTTTGCGTTGATGACGTTTAGCGGCAGTTTGCGCTTGCGTTTGGCTGATTTGAAAGAGGCGCTCATCCATCCTCGTCCGATCGCTGCGGCGCTATGCCTGCTTCACCTTGTCGTCCCGCTTTGGGCGTTTGGGCTTGGCCATCTGTTTTTTGGCAGCGACCGTTTGACGGTGATCGGGTTTGTGTTGGCAGCCGCCATTCCGACCGGGGTGACGAGCTTTATTTGGGTGTCGCTCGGCCGCGGAAACTTGGCGCTTGCCCTTTCTGTCATTTTGATTGATACGTTTTTATCGCCCATCATTGTGCCTCTGACGTTGCTTGTATTGGCCGGAAGCGCGGTCGAGCTCGACGTGGGCCAGATGATGCTCGGTTTGTTTTTGATGATTATTTTGCCGTCACTCGCCGGCATGTTCGTGAGCGAACGGCTGTCTACTCAAGCGAACGAGCAGCTGGCGGTGGTGCTGTCCCCGTTTTCCAAGCTGGCGCTGGCGCTTGTCGTCATGATCAACAGCGCAGTCGTCGCCCCGTATTTTGGCCGTGTTGACGCCCGGCTGTTTTTCATGGCGTTGCTTGTCTTGGCGATCGCGAGCTCCGGCTATTTTCTTTCTTGGATGGCGGCCCGATGGCTCAGGTTTGCCCCGTCGGATATTATTGCGTTAACGTTTACCGGGGGGATGCGCAACATCAGCGCCGGTGCGGTGCTTGCCATGACCTATTTTCCGCCGCCAGTGAGCGTGCCGGTCGTGCTCGGCATGCTGTTTCAGCAAGTGCTCGCGTCCCTATACCACCGCCTGTTGCATAAAACGTACCATTCACCAACGAGCGGCAGAGCGCCATACGTCGGAAGCGCCCGGTAG
- a CDS encoding rhamnogalacturonan acetylesterase, giving the protein MKGKQAAFLCSVIIAIGAVLMARTATNGDAAKARRGTTIVIYLAGDSTVAAAPRSRAPRAGWGEMLDGWFDDHVVVKNMAASGRSAKSFIEEGRLERILRELRKGDYLFIQFGHNDEKANDPTRYTEPFTSYQAYLQQYIDGARAKGAIPILITPVERRRFSADGQTLDSHGHYPAAMKALGKHERVPVIDLTTKSKQRFEQLGPERTKRWFLWLEPGEHPNYPKGIKDNTHFHERGAKEIARLVVEGIVELNLPLRRHLIRSPYETIQPGGH; this is encoded by the coding sequence TTGAAAGGAAAACAAGCCGCTTTCTTGTGCTCCGTCATCATCGCCATCGGCGCCGTTCTAATGGCTAGGACAGCGACGAATGGAGACGCAGCCAAGGCAAGACGGGGAACGACCATTGTCATCTATTTGGCCGGCGACTCGACGGTCGCCGCTGCTCCCCGCTCCCGCGCCCCGCGAGCCGGATGGGGGGAAATGCTTGACGGCTGGTTTGACGATCACGTAGTAGTCAAAAATATGGCCGCTTCTGGCCGAAGCGCGAAAAGTTTTATTGAGGAAGGGCGGCTTGAGCGCATTTTGCGGGAGCTCAGAAAAGGCGATTATTTGTTCATTCAGTTTGGCCATAACGATGAAAAGGCGAACGATCCGACGCGTTACACCGAACCGTTCACCTCTTACCAAGCGTACTTACAACAATATATTGACGGCGCCCGGGCCAAAGGGGCGATTCCTATCCTCATCACCCCGGTCGAGCGGCGGCGGTTTTCTGCCGACGGACAGACGCTCGATTCCCACGGACACTATCCTGCCGCCATGAAAGCGCTCGGAAAACACGAACGTGTCCCAGTGATCGATTTGACAACGAAAAGCAAACAACGGTTTGAACAGCTTGGACCGGAACGGACGAAGCGGTGGTTTTTATGGCTTGAGCCGGGCGAGCACCCCAATTATCCGAAAGGCATCAAAGACAACACCCATTTTCATGAGCGCGGGGCGAAGGAAATCGCCCGTTTGGTCGTCGAAGGCATCGTCGAACTGAATCTCCCTCTTCGCCGCCACCTCATCCGTTCGCCATACGAGACCATTCAGCCAGGCGGTCACTAG